A window of Streptomyces sp. NBC_01224 genomic DNA:
GACGAGGACCATGCCGCACTGCTCGGACTGGTCGAGACGATCATCGACTCGCACGCCCGGATCAGCGGCCTCGACGGTTCGAAGCCGGTGCACCGGCGCAAGGCGGGTCCGTACCACTTCACCGAGGTCAGCAAGGTTCCCGCCGGTGTCGGTGCCTACGCCACGCACGGCTACAACGGCTTCCCGCGGGCCTACCTCGACCGGGCCACGACCGTCGAGGGGCTGCGGACCCGCGGCTGGGGGCTCTACCACGAACTCGGCCACCTACACCAGCAGATGGCGTACAAGCCGGGCGGTCTGACCGAGGTCACGGTCAACATCTATTCGCTGGCCGCGCAGCGCACCCTGCAGCAGCCGTCCAACCTGCTCACGGTCGACGCGACGACCGGGCTCACCTACTTCCAGTCCGCGCAGCGCAAGTTCGGCACGGCCGGGCTGACGTACGAAAAGTCCTTCGGCGCCTACGAGAAGCTCGTCCCGCTGCGCCAGTTGGAGCTCGCCTTCGGTGACGACTTCTGGCCCCGGCTGCACAAGCTGGTGCGCGAGGAGAACCCCCAGTCGGACTACACGGAGAACGACAAGCGCTACCGGGCCCTCGCCACCTACTCCAGCCGCGTCGCCGGCTACGACCTCACGGACTTCTTCGTGAACACCTGGGCGTTCCCGATCGACGCCACCGGCAAGGCCGAGCTGGCCGCGCTGAACCTGCCGAAGCCCTCCATCGACCCGTCCACGCTGTCGGACTGACCACCGGAGACAAGGAGCCACTGTGAACCTCAGCAGAAGAACCCTTCTGGCGGCGAGCAGCGCCACGGCCGTCACAGCCGCGACGACGCTCATGACGTCGGCCGGCGCCGCGCACGCGCGGCCCATCGCGGCCGCATCCGCCGAAGCCGCGGTGACCGCCGACTTCGACACCCTCCTCCGGCGGGCCGAAACGCTGCTCACCGGCGGCGAGTTCGACCCGGCCGACACCGACTTCACAGCGGCGCTCGCCGCCCTGTCCACCACGGCCAAGGGGCTCTGGGACGCCCTCGACCGCGGCGCCGGACGGACCGCGCTCTGGCCCGACCTCGCACCGCTCACCGACCCGGGCAACTTCGGTCAGAGCTACACCCGGCTGCGCACGATCGCGGTCGCCTGGGCGACCGAGGGCACCTCCCTCGCCGGGAGCACGGAGGTGGCGGACGCCCTCGTGGCCGCGCTGCGCTTCACGTACGACACCGCGTACAACCCGGCCAAGCGCGAGACCGGCAACTGGTGGTTCTGGGAGATCGGCGCCCCGCGTGCCCTGATGGACTGCTCCGTCATCCTCCGCGACCGGCTTCCCGCAGGCGATCTGACGGACTATCTGTCGGTCGTCGACCGGTTCTGCCCGGACGCGGACCGTCGTACCAACTCCCCCTCGCTCGCGGAGACCGGCGCGAACCGCACCGACAAGGCAGTCATCGTGGCGCTGCGCGGGCTGCTGGGGCAGGACACCGCCAAGCTCGTCTCCGCCCGTGACGCGCTCTCCGATGTCCGCGACACGGGTCGCAACAGCCTTTTCCGTTACACGAGTTCGGGTGACGGCTTCTACGAGGACGGTTCGTTCGTCCAGCACGACGACGTCGCCTACACCGGTTCGTACGGCATCGTGCTGCTCAATGGCACGGCCTATCTGCTGGCGCTGCTGGCGGGCTCCGAGTGGGCGGTCGCCGACCCGAAGGTGTCGGTGATGTACGAGGCCGTCGAGCGGACCTTCGCCCCGGTGATCTTCGACGGGCTGATGATGGACTCGGTGCGCGGCCGGGCGATCTCCCGGGAACGCGCCGGTGACCACCGCGACGGTGCGACGGCCATCGCCGCGATCCTGCTCCTCGCGTCCGGCGCGCCCGCCGAGTACGCGGGGCGCTGGCGGGCGCTGGTCAAAGGGTGGCTGACCCGAAACCGCACCACTCCCTTCACGGCTCTTGCGACGCTTCCCCAGCTCGCCCTGGCGAAAGCCGTCCTGAACGACCGGACGGTGAAGGCCGAGGCTCGTACGACCGGCAGCTTCGTCTTCGCCGACATGGACCGCGTCGTGCACCGCCGTCCCGGCTGGGCCTGCGCGCTGTCGCTTTCATCGAAGCGGATCTCGGCGTACGAGGCGGGCAACGGCGAGAATCTGCACGGCTGGTACACCGGCGACGGCATGACGTATCTGTACGACGGCGACGACCTGGGGCAGTTCAACGACGGCTTCTGGCCCACCGTCGATCCGTACCGGCTCCCCGGCACCACGGTCGACACCCGGCAGCGGACCGATCTCGGCACGGGCGCCGGCACGTCCACCTACCGTCCGACGAACGCCGTCGCGGGCGGGGCCGTGCTGGACGGCCGGTACGGAGCCGCCGCGATGGAGGTGATCGGCGCCCAGGGAACCACCCTGCGGGCGAAGAAATGCTGGTTCCTGCTGGACAACGCGGTGATCGCGCTCGGCTCGGGCATCACCGCGAGCGACGGTCGGCCGGTGGAGACGATCGTCGAGAACCGCAACCTCGGCACGGACGGCGGTAACCGGCTGCTGATCGACGGGATCCGTCAGCCCGTCGAACAGGGCTGGGCCGAGGACTTCGGCCGAGCACGATGGGCACACGTCGACGGCGTGGGCGGCTATGTCTTCCCTGAGGGGACCGCCCTGCACGCCCTGCGGGAGCAGCGCACCGGCACCTGGCGGGCCATCGACACCGGGGCGGACACGGGCGGCAGCACCGATCCGGTCACCCGCCGCTATCTCACGCTCCGGGTCGATCACGGCATCTCCCCCACCGACGCCCGGTACGCCTATGTGCTGCTGCCCGGCGCATCGGCGGCGGCGACCGCGGTCTGGTCGCACTCCCGGCCGGTCCGGATCGTCGCCAACGACGCCACCGCGCAGGCCGTGGAGGTGCGCCGGGCGGGACTGACCGCGGTGAACTTCTGGGGCGCCGGGACCGCGGCCGGGATCACGGCCTCCGGTCCGGCATCGGTGCTCGTGCAGCGCCGGGGCGGACACGTCTGCGTCGCGGTCGCCGACCCGGGCCGGACGCTCACCACGCTCTCGGTCGAGCTGCCGTTCCACGTACGGTCGGTGGTGGACGCCGATGACACGGTGAGCCTCGCCCCGGGCCGCAGGCCCGTACTCACCGTCGCCGTCGGCGGCTCGCGCGGCCACACCCACCGAGCCGAACTCATCCAGTAATCCACCCCTTCGCACCCCTTCCAGGAGCAGCACCACCATGTCCGTCGCACCGCATCTGCAACTGCCGCCGCCCGACCGGATCCTGTCCTCCCGTACCGGCTGGACCCGGGCCCACTGGGAGGCCACAGCCGACCGGATGCTGGACGCGTTGGTGCCGTACGCGACACCCGGCTATGCGCAGTACCGCCTGCCCGGCCGTAACAGCTGGTCGGGGGTCGTCTCGGACGGTCTGGAAGGATTTGCCCGGTCGTTCCTGCTCGCCGCCTGCCGGATCGCGGGCGCGGGCGGGGCGGTCGACCCCGCATTGATCGAGCGGTACACGGCGGGCCTGGCCGCGGGCACGGACCCCGGGAGCGGTGAGTCCTGGCCGCGGCTGACGGACTGTTCGCAGCAGATGGTGGAGGCGGCGTCGGTCGCGGTCGCACTGCACGAGACCCGGCCGTGGATCTGGGACCGGCTGGACGCCCGGGTCCAGCAGCGGGTCGTCGACTGGTTCTCCGGGTTCGTCGGCGGGCGTACCTGGGACAACAACTGGCGGCTCTTCCAGGTGGTGTCCGAGCAGTTCCTCGCCTCGGTCGGCGCCCCGTACAGCCGCTCCGACATCGAGAGCAATCTGGACAGGATCGAGGACTGGTACGTCGGTGACGGCTGGTACACCGACGGCGACGGCCGGAACTTCGACTACTACATCGGCTGGGCCATGCATCTGTACCCGCTGCTGTGGTCGCGGATCGCGGGCGCCGACGACGGGGGCAGGACCGAGGTCTACCGGCAGCGGCTCAGCCGGTTCCTGGAGGACTACCCGCACTTCTTCGGCTCCGACGGTGCGCCGGTCCACCAGGGCCGTTCCCTGACGTACCGGTTCGCCGCTCTCGCACCGGTGTGGATGGGGGCGCTGGCCGACTGCACCCCGCTCGCGCCGGGGCTCACTCGCCGGCTCGCCTCGGGCACGATGCGGCACTTCGCGGAGCGCGGTGTGCCGGACGAGCGGGGGCTGCTGACACTCGGCTGGTACGACACGTTCCTGCCGAGCACCCAGCCCTACTCCGGTCCCGCCTCACCGTACTGGGCGAGCAAGGGATTCCTCGGGCTGCTGCTCCCGGCGGACCATCCGGTGTGGACGGCACGGGAACTCCCGCTGCCCGTCGAGGAGTCCGACCAGTACACCGCGCTGCCCGCACCCGGCTGGCTGCTGCACGGCACCCGCGACGACGGCATCGTGCGGCTGATCAATCACGGCAGCGACCACAATCCGCCGTACGACGGGGCGGCCGACCCGTCCGAGGGTGGCGACGATCCGCACTACGCGAAGTTCGCCTACTCGACGGCGACTGCCCCCGAAGCCGCCCCGCACGCCGTGACACGCTCCATCGACGGCCATCTGGCACTCGTCGCCCCGGACGGCACCCCGTCGCTGCGACGCCGGATCCATCCACTGCGCTGCGAGGACCGCGTCGCCGCTTCCTGGTACGCGGCCCGGCTGCCCGGTGACGATCAGCCGTACCGGATCGAGACGACGAGTGTGCTGCACGGCGCGTGGGAGATCCGGGTGCACCGGGTCGAAGCGCCCGAGGGTGCGGTGGTGCGGGAGGGGGGTCACGCGGTGGCTCATGCGCAGAACCCGTTCGCCCTGTCGGGTCCCGACTGGGCGCTCGCCCGTACGGCCGACGGTCTGAGCAGCGCCCTGATCGCGCTGTACGGCTGGGACGGTGGCGCTGAAGGGGCCGCTGTGGCGCGTGACGTCCAGTCCAATGCGTACGGACCGCGTTCCGCGATCCCGTATCTGCGCAGCGGACCGCACCCGGGCGGGCAAAGCATCCATGTATCGCTGGTCGCCCTCTCCCGGGACACCGTTCATCCGGAGGCGCTGCGCGACTCGGTGCGGGTACGAGCGGGTGCGGACTCGGTGGTGCTGACATTCCTGGACGGTACGACGGTCGAGGTCTGAAGACGGTCGAGGTCGCGTCGTGGTCAAAAGGCCTGATCGCGGTCGAAGCCCGTTCACGGACCGGCCTGCTGGGAACCGCCCGGTCAGATCCCGATGCTGCTGTCCTCCCGCCGATGCAGGTGGCCGACGAGTTCCTGCGCCAGCGACTTGATCGTGTCGAGCCCTGCCCTGCCCCATGCGCGGGGCACGGTGTCGACCGCGCACACGGCGCCCAGGGCGATGCCCGTGCGATCGATGAGGGGCGCGCCGAGGTAGGAGCGGATGCCTATTTCGTCGACTACCGGATTTCCGGCGAACCGTGGGTAGTCGCAGACGTCCTCCAGCACGAGCGCCTTGCGCCGTACGACGACATGCGGGCAGTAGCCGCGGTCAAGGGCCACATACCGGCCGCCGCGGCCGCTGCCCGCGGCCGTTGCGCCCAGGTCAAAGCCCTTGAGCGTGCCGGCCGGGGTGTGCAGTCCGGCGTGGAACTGCCGGTTCCCGTCGATGAAGTTGACCATCGAGAACGGCACTTCGGTCACTTCGGCCACCCGGTCGGCGAAGGCGTCGAAGTTGTCGAACGAGGCATCGGCGCGTTCCCCGAGGCCAAGGGTCCGCAGCCGCTGGGTACGGACGAGGGCGTCGAGGTCGACAGGCGTGAGCAGCATCCGGCCGCCGACATGCAGGGTCACGGGTGTGCTCCGAAGCCGGACAAGGGGGCCGGGGCGGAGGTGGCGTTGATCAGGTGCTGGACCAGTGTGACCAGTACCCCGGTACCGGAGCTGGCGATCCGGGCGTCGCAGAGCACGACCGGCACGTCCGGCCCCAGGTCGAGCGCGGCCCGTACTTCCTGGGGCGCGTAGCGGTAGGCGTCGTCGAACTCGTTCACCGCGACGATGAATCCGATGCCGCGCCGTTCGAAGAAGTCGACGGCGGCGAAGCACTCCGCGAGCCTGCGGGTGTCCGCGATCACGACCGCTCCGAGCGCCCCGTGGGAGAGTTCGTCCCACATGAACCAGAAGCGTTCCTGGCCGGGGGTGCCGAACAGATAGAGCACGTGCTGCTCGTCGAGCGTGATGCGGCCGAAGTCCATCGCCACGGTGGTGGAGGTCTTGGACTCGATGCCGTCGAGGCTGTCGGTGGCGGCGCTGACCTGGGTCAGCAGCTCTTCCGTGCTCAGCGGTGCGATTTCGCTGACCGCGCCGACGAAGGTCGTCTTGCCGACGCCGAACCCGCCTGCTACCAGCACTTTGAGCGCGACGGGAAAACCTTCGGAGCCACCGGAGTCATGGGCTCCACCGGTTCCGGCGGCTCCACCGGCGTCATGACGGCCACCGAAGACATGGGTGTCGCCGGAGCCATAGGCACCACGGGGGTCGCCGTAGCCTTGCAGATGGCGATGTCTTGCGTGGCTTGCGTGGCTTCCGAAGCCTTCGGAGCCTGCGCTGTTCTCGTACGCGGCGGAGCTGCCGAAGCCATCAGAGCTGTCGTCGTAAGCCATCGAGCACTGCCTCCAGCAGAGATCGGTCGGTGGGCATGTCATGGAAGGCGGGCGGGTGCGCGGTGACTGCCCCGCAGTCCACCAGGTCGGAGACGAGCACCTTGGTGACGACTGCGGGCAGCCGCAGATGGGCGGCGATCTCGGCCACCGAGGTGGGGCCGCCGCACAGCCCCAGCGCGACGGAGTGCTCGGGACCGAGATGGATCTGCGGCTCGGTCCCGGTGGCCATCACCAGGGAGAGCAGGTCGAGCACGGTCGTCGGACGGGTACGGCCGTTGCTCACGGTGTACGGGCGGATGAGCCGGCCTGCCGCGTCGTCGAGCAACGGCCCGTCCTGCGGAACCGACACCCTCACAACCCCGCGGCGCTCGATGTCCCGGCCGCTTGTCTCGCCGGAGTCATCAGATAGGGCCGGACGCTCTTGACCAGCATGGTCATCTCGTAGCCGAGCACCGCCGCGTCCGCCTCGCGGCCGGCGAGAACGGCGAGGCAGGTGCCCGACCCGGCGGTGGAGACGAACAGCAGCGTCGAGTCGAGCTCGACCACCACCTGTCTTACGTCGCCGCTGTCGCCGAAGCGCGCGCCGGCACTGCGGCCGAGCGAGTACAGGCCGGCGGCCAGCGCCGCCATGTGGTCGGCGCTGTCGGCGTCCATGCCGTGGAGGGATTTCACCAGCCCGTCGGCGGAGAGGAGGACTGCGCTGCGTGTGTACGGCACGCGCTGGACCAGTCCGCTCAGCAGCCAGTCGAGGTCCGAGACCTGACCGGACGGCATATCGGTCGCCATGGTGCATCTACTCCTTGGAGGCATTCGCTTCGAGAGGGTCGGTGGCTGGGGCCGCGTCCTGATCCAAGGAAGGACCCGGTGCCGGGGACGGG
This region includes:
- a CDS encoding DUF742 domain-containing protein; translated protein: MSVPQDGPLLDDAAGRLIRPYTVSNGRTRPTTVLDLLSLVMATGTEPQIHLGPEHSVALGLCGGPTSVAEIAAHLRLPAVVTKVLVSDLVDCGAVTAHPPAFHDMPTDRSLLEAVLDGLRRQL
- a CDS encoding roadblock/LC7 domain-containing protein, producing MATDMPSGQVSDLDWLLSGLVQRVPYTRSAVLLSADGLVKSLHGMDADSADHMAALAAGLYSLGRSAGARFGDSGDVRQVVVELDSTLLFVSTAGSGTCLAVLAGREADAAVLGYEMTMLVKSVRPYLMTPARQAAGTSSAAGL
- a CDS encoding M60 family metallopeptidase, producing MPTDSAGPSTAPSSASSLVGRRSVLAAAAGAGAALALGTGTARATTADTSVSRGARPVHLTVTARPAAEAERLRLGQALRGSEFQPTGLYVPAGTPLSLTVQPYDDLLPTLWIGAWDYYGEITEPRSYPLTAGANTVTDPHGGPVYLTMTGRGERAGVLVRSGAVPMPVFALGRTSQADYQQQLDTLTASPYVELHAPHTIMTLTREGALLYRDEDHAALLGLVETIIDSHARISGLDGSKPVHRRKAGPYHFTEVSKVPAGVGAYATHGYNGFPRAYLDRATTVEGLRTRGWGLYHELGHLHQQMAYKPGGLTEVTVNIYSLAAQRTLQQPSNLLTVDATTGLTYFQSAQRKFGTAGLTYEKSFGAYEKLVPLRQLELAFGDDFWPRLHKLVREENPQSDYTENDKRYRALATYSSRVAGYDLTDFFVNTWAFPIDATGKAELAALNLPKPSIDPSTLSD
- a CDS encoding DUF2264 domain-containing protein, whose translation is MSVAPHLQLPPPDRILSSRTGWTRAHWEATADRMLDALVPYATPGYAQYRLPGRNSWSGVVSDGLEGFARSFLLAACRIAGAGGAVDPALIERYTAGLAAGTDPGSGESWPRLTDCSQQMVEAASVAVALHETRPWIWDRLDARVQQRVVDWFSGFVGGRTWDNNWRLFQVVSEQFLASVGAPYSRSDIESNLDRIEDWYVGDGWYTDGDGRNFDYYIGWAMHLYPLLWSRIAGADDGGRTEVYRQRLSRFLEDYPHFFGSDGAPVHQGRSLTYRFAALAPVWMGALADCTPLAPGLTRRLASGTMRHFAERGVPDERGLLTLGWYDTFLPSTQPYSGPASPYWASKGFLGLLLPADHPVWTARELPLPVEESDQYTALPAPGWLLHGTRDDGIVRLINHGSDHNPPYDGAADPSEGGDDPHYAKFAYSTATAPEAAPHAVTRSIDGHLALVAPDGTPSLRRRIHPLRCEDRVAASWYAARLPGDDQPYRIETTSVLHGAWEIRVHRVEAPEGAVVREGGHAVAHAQNPFALSGPDWALARTADGLSSALIALYGWDGGAEGAAVARDVQSNAYGPRSAIPYLRSGPHPGGQSIHVSLVALSRDTVHPEALRDSVRVRAGADSVVLTFLDGTTVEV
- a CDS encoding polysaccharide lyase 8 family protein, translating into MNLSRRTLLAASSATAVTAATTLMTSAGAAHARPIAAASAEAAVTADFDTLLRRAETLLTGGEFDPADTDFTAALAALSTTAKGLWDALDRGAGRTALWPDLAPLTDPGNFGQSYTRLRTIAVAWATEGTSLAGSTEVADALVAALRFTYDTAYNPAKRETGNWWFWEIGAPRALMDCSVILRDRLPAGDLTDYLSVVDRFCPDADRRTNSPSLAETGANRTDKAVIVALRGLLGQDTAKLVSARDALSDVRDTGRNSLFRYTSSGDGFYEDGSFVQHDDVAYTGSYGIVLLNGTAYLLALLAGSEWAVADPKVSVMYEAVERTFAPVIFDGLMMDSVRGRAISRERAGDHRDGATAIAAILLLASGAPAEYAGRWRALVKGWLTRNRTTPFTALATLPQLALAKAVLNDRTVKAEARTTGSFVFADMDRVVHRRPGWACALSLSSKRISAYEAGNGENLHGWYTGDGMTYLYDGDDLGQFNDGFWPTVDPYRLPGTTVDTRQRTDLGTGAGTSTYRPTNAVAGGAVLDGRYGAAAMEVIGAQGTTLRAKKCWFLLDNAVIALGSGITASDGRPVETIVENRNLGTDGGNRLLIDGIRQPVEQGWAEDFGRARWAHVDGVGGYVFPEGTALHALREQRTGTWRAIDTGADTGGSTDPVTRRYLTLRVDHGISPTDARYAYVLLPGASAAATAVWSHSRPVRIVANDATAQAVEVRRAGLTAVNFWGAGTAAGITASGPASVLVQRRGGHVCVAVADPGRTLTTLSVELPFHVRSVVDADDTVSLAPGRRPVLTVAVGGSRGHTHRAELIQ
- a CDS encoding GTP-binding protein; the encoded protein is MLVAGGFGVGKTTFVGAVSEIAPLSTEELLTQVSAATDSLDGIESKTSTTVAMDFGRITLDEQHVLYLFGTPGQERFWFMWDELSHGALGAVVIADTRRLAECFAAVDFFERRGIGFIVAVNEFDDAYRYAPQEVRAALDLGPDVPVVLCDARIASSGTGVLVTLVQHLINATSAPAPLSGFGAHP
- a CDS encoding GAF domain-containing protein; translated protein: MLLTPVDLDALVRTQRLRTLGLGERADASFDNFDAFADRVAEVTEVPFSMVNFIDGNRQFHAGLHTPAGTLKGFDLGATAAGSGRGGRYVALDRGYCPHVVVRRKALVLEDVCDYPRFAGNPVVDEIGIRSYLGAPLIDRTGIALGAVCAVDTVPRAWGRAGLDTIKSLAQELVGHLHRREDSSIGI